A single genomic interval of Thermodesulfobium sp. 4217-1 harbors:
- a CDS encoding pyruvate, water dikinase regulatory protein: MNILILSDSTGHTAQAVAVAATSLFPDNGVDFRIKRIPYVTDEKKLIEILENIDAENTLILYTIVTSQLRSLLRDEVEKRSIKAIDVLGQTIDAMKMFTKQSPIEKPGILHKLDTLYFSRVEAIEFAVRCDDGRANIGDLLKADLILIGVSRTSKTPLSMYMAHQGYKVANIPLVLGIDPPDVLFELPREKIIGLTIEPSALAAIRAKRLEKMGITGMKAYMDMRFVEEELFYSNNIMKKIGCRIVDATNKAVEETATEILNIISNNRIS, from the coding sequence ATGAATATTCTTATATTATCTGATTCGACGGGCCATACTGCACAGGCTGTTGCAGTGGCTGCTACAAGTCTTTTTCCTGATAACGGTGTAGATTTTAGAATTAAGAGAATTCCTTATGTGACCGATGAAAAAAAGCTTATTGAAATCTTAGAGAATATTGATGCAGAAAATACCTTGATACTTTATACTATTGTAACCAGTCAGCTCAGATCGCTGTTAAGGGATGAGGTAGAAAAAAGATCCATAAAGGCTATTGACGTGCTCGGTCAGACAATTGACGCTATGAAGATGTTCACAAAACAAAGTCCAATTGAGAAGCCTGGAATATTACACAAGCTTGATACTTTGTATTTTAGTAGAGTAGAGGCTATAGAATTTGCTGTAAGGTGTGATGACGGAAGGGCAAACATTGGCGATTTGCTAAAAGCAGATCTAATTCTGATAGGCGTATCAAGAACATCTAAGACTCCACTTTCAATGTATATGGCACATCAGGGGTATAAGGTCGCAAATATACCTTTGGTTTTGGGCATAGATCCTCCAGACGTGCTGTTCGAATTGCCCAGAGAGAAGATAATAGGCCTAACTATTGAACCGAGCGCCCTGGCTGCTATAAGGGCAAAGAGGTTGGAGAAGATGGGCATTACAGGTATGAAGGCATATATGGATATGCGGTTTGTGGAAGAAGAGTTATTTTACTCAAATAATATTATGAAAAAAATTGGCTGCAGAATTGTGGATGCTACAAATAAAGCGGTGGAAGAAACTGCCACAGAAATATTAAATATCATAAGCAATAATAGGATTTCTTAA